Proteins encoded in a region of the Halostella limicola genome:
- a CDS encoding HalOD1 output domain-containing protein, whose amino-acid sequence MSGEQTEPVDGGTVFDRAATGSEYRYDVPAGEPPSVAVARALAAVRAEFPHETTPQLYDYVDPDALDAMFAEWGSHAETTKVEFDVEERTVVVRGHGEVVVRG is encoded by the coding sequence ATGAGCGGCGAACAGACGGAACCAGTCGACGGAGGCACAGTGTTCGACCGAGCGGCGACGGGCTCGGAGTACAGGTACGACGTCCCCGCGGGCGAACCGCCGAGCGTGGCGGTCGCGCGCGCCCTCGCGGCGGTGCGGGCCGAGTTCCCGCACGAGACGACGCCGCAACTGTACGACTACGTCGACCCCGACGCGCTCGACGCCATGTTCGCCGAGTGGGGGTCACACGCCGAGACGACCAAGGTGGAGTTCGACGTCGAGGAGCGCACCGTCGTCGTCCGCGGACACGGCGAGGTCGTCGTCCGCGGCTGA
- a CDS encoding nucleoside phosphorylase, producing the protein MAKQPHLLVEPGDLTDVALVPGDPGRVDRIAGHCDDHEVVAENREYKIVNAEYEGRELTVCSTGIGSPSATIAAEELDAVGVETLIRVGTTGALQRGIEIGDMVVATGAAKDEGTSRRYESPTLPAVPDYDVLTSLVDSAEANDEEVHVGPIATDDAFYAETDEYVENWEAAGILAVEMEAAALFTLARRKGMRAGAICTVDGNLVEGTQKGETDEDELPEKAKNNVDRAIEIALDATTEL; encoded by the coding sequence ATGGCGAAACAGCCCCATCTCCTTGTGGAACCGGGCGATCTGACAGACGTCGCGCTCGTCCCGGGCGACCCGGGCCGCGTCGACCGGATCGCCGGTCACTGCGACGACCACGAGGTCGTGGCGGAGAACCGGGAGTACAAGATCGTCAACGCCGAGTACGAGGGCCGCGAGCTGACCGTCTGTTCGACCGGCATCGGCAGCCCCTCCGCCACCATCGCGGCGGAGGAACTCGACGCGGTCGGCGTCGAGACGCTGATCCGCGTCGGCACCACGGGCGCGCTCCAGCGCGGCATCGAGATCGGCGACATGGTCGTCGCGACCGGGGCCGCGAAGGACGAGGGAACGAGCCGCCGGTACGAGAGCCCGACGCTCCCCGCGGTGCCGGACTACGACGTGCTGACGTCGCTGGTCGACAGCGCGGAGGCGAACGACGAGGAGGTCCACGTCGGCCCGATCGCCACCGACGACGCCTTCTACGCCGAGACCGACGAGTACGTCGAGAACTGGGAGGCCGCCGGCATCCTCGCCGTCGAGATGGAGGCCGCCGCCCTGTTCACCCTCGCCCGCCGCAAGGGCATGCGCGCCGGCGCCATCTGCACCGTCGACGGGAACCTCGTCGAGGGCACGCAGAAAGGCGAGACCGACGAGGACGAGCTCCCGGAGAAGGCGAAGAACAACGTCGACCGCGCCATCGAGATCGCGCTCGACGCGACGACGGAGCTGTAG
- a CDS encoding AI-2E family transporter translates to MDTSRGFLIALVLALGGIAAMLAMPFLQFLLLAILLVYVLYPVQKRLAPRIGPGYSAFVLVTLTSLLVLLPLFLVFRSVFDQAQTLYAAIRDGEVTVALVEDTLENALGVRPDLKSMFGNAPQELGSTAFDEALGIFDLVTHVLIGLGITAFLLYYFLKDGDAFVDWLRDVIPLPDDVVTELFDEFDNVMWAVIAGHVFVAAIQGGIAGIGLFVTGIPNALFWTVVMMVLALLPIVGAPLVWGPAALYLLGQGDTAAAVGLTIYGTIVVGVTDDYLRPVVVDRRANLNPAVILFGIIGGVYVLGAMGIFFGPVVLGVLKATIDVFDEKYEDL, encoded by the coding sequence ATGGACACGAGCCGCGGCTTTCTGATCGCCCTCGTCCTCGCGCTCGGCGGTATCGCGGCGATGCTGGCGATGCCGTTCCTCCAGTTCCTGCTTCTCGCGATCCTCCTCGTCTATGTCCTGTACCCCGTCCAGAAGCGGCTCGCGCCGCGGATCGGTCCCGGCTACAGCGCGTTCGTCCTCGTCACGCTCACCTCGCTGCTCGTCCTCCTGCCGCTGTTTCTCGTCTTCCGGTCGGTCTTCGACCAGGCGCAGACCCTCTACGCCGCCATCCGCGACGGGGAAGTGACGGTGGCGCTCGTCGAGGACACGCTTGAGAACGCGCTGGGCGTTCGGCCGGACCTCAAGTCGATGTTCGGCAACGCGCCGCAGGAACTCGGCTCGACGGCATTCGACGAGGCGCTCGGCATCTTCGACCTGGTGACGCACGTCCTGATCGGGCTCGGAATCACCGCGTTCCTGCTGTACTACTTCCTGAAGGACGGCGACGCGTTCGTCGACTGGCTCCGGGACGTGATCCCGCTCCCGGACGACGTGGTGACGGAACTGTTCGACGAGTTCGACAACGTCATGTGGGCCGTCATCGCCGGGCACGTGTTCGTCGCGGCCATCCAGGGCGGCATCGCCGGGATCGGCCTCTTCGTCACCGGCATCCCGAACGCCCTGTTCTGGACCGTCGTGATGATGGTGCTCGCGCTGTTGCCGATCGTCGGCGCGCCGCTCGTCTGGGGGCCGGCGGCGCTGTACCTCCTTGGGCAGGGCGACACCGCCGCCGCGGTCGGCCTGACTATCTACGGCACCATCGTCGTCGGCGTCACCGACGACTACCTCCGTCCGGTGGTCGTCGACCGGCGGGCAAACCTCAACCCCGCGGTGATCCTCTTCGGCATCATCGGCGGCGTCTACGTTTTGGGCGCGATGGGCATCTTCTTCGGCCCGGTCGTGCTCGGGGTGCTGAAGGCGACGATAGACGTCTTCGACGAGAAGTACGAGGACCTCTGA
- a CDS encoding universal stress protein translates to MFDALRTRYRDAARRLRRVERREIRDFHRWIEHTDHLVHASALLAVPLLVVLVTVISNAVPQLSFLLFPPLASGTYTLFSDPEGRYSSPRRFVAGLTLGAASGWLAIELGSLFLAEPVGRFEVSAPAAALAVFLTGALTWALDVEEPSAYACGLLVLLIDASPFAYVVSVFTSTSIVALVFLVWRREFYENRARYLYRSTKGDDHVLVPMRGDRATATAYLGARLAAAHDAGKVVLFATVPPDADGDAADASGGEDAVEGAADALAHRLESCAANLQTKVGVPCQVVVASSDAPAKATLRTAREENCDLVATPYEQRHGHLSSYVRSLFGSDLDVVAARVPAGERRWRRVLVPIRSAGERAHAKVEFACRLAGPNGRIAVATCIDDEHERRRAEAMLADVVEAFDGPFETRVVRDSIESFLATTASTYDLTIIGASTDRTAASRFISPPTFERIDEVDAAVAVVHLG, encoded by the coding sequence ATGTTCGACGCGCTCCGGACCCGGTACCGCGACGCCGCGCGGCGGCTCCGCCGGGTCGAGCGCAGGGAGATCCGCGACTTCCACCGGTGGATCGAACACACGGACCACTTGGTCCACGCCAGTGCACTGCTGGCCGTCCCCCTGCTCGTCGTGCTGGTGACCGTGATCTCGAACGCCGTCCCGCAGCTCTCCTTCCTGCTGTTCCCGCCGCTCGCGTCCGGGACGTACACGCTGTTTTCCGATCCCGAGGGGCGGTACTCGTCGCCGCGGCGGTTCGTCGCCGGGCTGACCCTCGGCGCGGCGAGCGGGTGGCTGGCGATCGAACTCGGGTCGCTGTTTCTCGCCGAACCGGTCGGTCGATTCGAGGTGAGCGCCCCGGCGGCCGCGCTCGCCGTCTTCCTCACCGGTGCTCTCACCTGGGCGCTCGACGTCGAGGAGCCGTCCGCCTACGCCTGCGGCCTCCTCGTGTTGCTCATCGACGCCTCACCGTTCGCGTACGTCGTGAGCGTCTTCACGTCGACGTCCATCGTCGCCCTCGTCTTTCTCGTCTGGCGGCGGGAGTTCTACGAGAACCGGGCCCGGTACCTCTACCGGTCGACGAAGGGTGACGACCACGTCCTCGTGCCGATGCGGGGCGACCGAGCGACGGCGACGGCGTACCTCGGCGCGCGCCTCGCCGCGGCCCACGACGCCGGCAAGGTAGTCCTGTTCGCGACCGTCCCTCCGGACGCCGACGGTGATGCGGCGGACGCGTCGGGCGGCGAGGACGCGGTCGAGGGGGCGGCCGACGCCCTCGCCCACCGCCTCGAATCGTGCGCTGCGAACCTCCAGACGAAGGTCGGGGTGCCCTGCCAGGTCGTCGTCGCTTCGTCGGACGCCCCCGCGAAGGCGACGCTCCGGACGGCCCGCGAGGAGAACTGCGACCTCGTCGCCACGCCGTACGAACAGCGCCACGGTCACCTCTCGTCGTACGTCCGGTCGCTGTTCGGGAGCGACCTCGACGTGGTCGCGGCGCGCGTCCCCGCGGGCGAGCGCCGCTGGCGGCGGGTCCTCGTCCCGATCCGCAGCGCGGGCGAGCGGGCCCACGCGAAGGTGGAGTTCGCCTGTCGCCTCGCCGGGCCGAACGGCCGGATCGCCGTGGCGACCTGCATCGACGACGAGCACGAGCGCCGCCGCGCCGAGGCGATGCTCGCCGACGTCGTCGAGGCGTTCGACGGGCCGTTCGAGACGCGAGTCGTCCGCGACTCGATCGAGTCCTTCCTCGCGACGACGGCTTCGACGTACGACCTGACGATCATCGGGGCCAGCACGGACCGCACCGCCGCGTCGCGGTTCATCTCGCCGCCGACGTTCGAACGGATCGACGAGGTCGACGCCGCGGTCGCCGTCGTCCACCTCGGGTGA
- a CDS encoding response regulator, translated as MLHILLVEDNPGDVRLTREAFGMADVETSIRAVSDGDEALDFFTECRDDDSITAPDLVLLDLNLPRVHGFDVLDEIRDDPDFARLPVLVLTSSAADEDIAQSYDLRANAHLTKPDSLGEFVELVEAVEEFWFEQARLPPLPA; from the coding sequence ATGCTCCACATCCTTCTCGTCGAAGACAACCCCGGCGACGTCAGACTCACGCGCGAGGCGTTCGGGATGGCGGACGTCGAAACGTCGATACGCGCGGTCTCGGACGGCGACGAGGCGCTCGATTTCTTCACCGAGTGCCGCGACGACGACTCGATCACCGCCCCCGATCTCGTCCTGCTCGACCTGAATCTGCCGCGGGTACACGGGTTCGACGTGCTCGACGAGATCAGAGACGACCCCGACTTCGCCCGGCTGCCGGTCCTCGTGCTGACGAGTTCGGCGGCCGATGAGGACATCGCGCAGAGCTACGACCTCCGCGCGAACGCCCACCTCACGAAGCCGGACAGCCTCGGCGAGTTCGTCGAACTGGTCGAAGCGGTCGAGGAGTTCTGGTTCGAACAGGCGCGGCTGCCGCCGCTCCCCGCCTGA
- a CDS encoding NAD-binding protein — MVEGRRWIGRRNPVGAQTSVLLVMAVALVSVVTGIANIGTTTVFGPLGEHVPAEIQQLAGFTGALTGFLMLASALGLRRGLRAAWYTTVVLLPVTAGQGLVQSSQLSFPLVVLSTIALPVVLVNYRRFDREVTLTTSQLASAIALSGVLVYGTVGTYALREGFSGVSTVLDAFYYTIVTASTVGYGDVTATTQTAKLFSISVVTIGTASFAIALGALLGPAIEARLTKALGKMTESQLELLENHVLVLGYGELTEPLLSELDDSVVEYVVIAPRSERTQALRDRGVHVINEDPSDEESLERAQLADARAVIAATNSDGDDALSVLTARQLRPNVRIVAAATDRENVEKLRRAGADTVISPATIGSHLLAQSALGEGDTEAIANRLLEEE; from the coding sequence ATGGTCGAGGGCCGGAGGTGGATCGGTCGCCGGAACCCGGTAGGCGCGCAGACCTCCGTGCTGCTGGTGATGGCGGTCGCTCTGGTGTCGGTTGTGACGGGAATCGCCAACATCGGGACGACCACGGTGTTCGGCCCGCTGGGGGAACACGTCCCGGCGGAGATCCAGCAGCTCGCCGGGTTCACTGGCGCGCTCACCGGGTTTCTCATGCTCGCCAGTGCGCTCGGACTGCGTCGAGGCCTCCGGGCCGCCTGGTACACGACGGTCGTGTTGCTCCCGGTGACGGCCGGACAGGGGCTCGTGCAGTCGAGCCAGCTGTCGTTCCCGCTAGTGGTGCTCTCCACGATCGCGCTCCCGGTCGTCCTCGTGAACTACCGTCGCTTCGACCGCGAGGTGACGCTGACGACCTCGCAGCTCGCCTCGGCGATCGCGCTCTCGGGCGTGCTGGTGTACGGCACCGTCGGGACGTACGCGCTCCGCGAGGGGTTCTCCGGCGTCTCCACCGTCCTCGACGCGTTCTACTACACCATCGTCACCGCGAGCACGGTCGGGTACGGCGACGTGACGGCGACCACCCAGACGGCGAAGCTGTTCTCCATCTCCGTCGTCACCATCGGGACGGCCAGTTTCGCCATCGCACTCGGCGCGCTGCTCGGACCGGCGATCGAAGCACGACTCACGAAGGCACTCGGTAAAATGACCGAATCACAGCTCGAACTCCTCGAAAACCACGTCCTCGTTCTGGGGTACGGCGAACTGACCGAACCGCTGCTGTCGGAACTCGACGACAGCGTCGTCGAGTACGTCGTCATCGCGCCGCGGTCCGAACGAACGCAGGCGCTCCGGGACCGGGGCGTTCACGTCATCAACGAGGACCCGAGCGACGAGGAGTCGCTCGAACGCGCGCAACTGGCCGACGCCCGCGCGGTCATCGCGGCGACAAACAGCGACGGTGACGACGCGCTGAGCGTCCTCACGGCCCGGCAGCTCCGCCCGAACGTCCGCATCGTCGCGGCCGCCACGGACCGCGAGAACGTCGAGAAGCTCCGCCGCGCCGGCGCGGACACGGTGATCAGCCCGGCGACCATCGGGAGTCACCTGCTCGCGCAGTCCGCGCTCGGCGAGGGGGACACCGAGGCGATCGCGAACCGGCTTCTGGAAGAAGAGTAG
- a CDS encoding TrkA C-terminal domain-containing protein produces MPSLPVEILLGIYLGLLTGIFPALISGGLGFIFKYFTGVTLPGLGVVVLAVAVAGVNGGLLGLIDPTIKQSPRLLVAVTVVMMLALYAHSQGDKLGASLPKRFSLRSLRRRTLSMDVVDFVGGIGQVTIVPAGQVGDMEGYPPLPADVRSAIGAGSWKFPADVPIEELERRLADRLRSEYDLADATATIDSHGRATISAAPPSGGLSRRVPKGHRAVSVSALVPTGVARGEKVRVLTDGGAVSGTVLSAKSDPDADPPAPAVATDGGEEEPAGIPVPTAAPTTTGGEGRITVAVPSERAGTLLGASRGRVVVLSRGTRREYELVSLFRRNGKRIERLTIGDAGASGGSRLDPATFRADHGVAVLAVNRNESGDADGGWAFSPAGSAPLAPGDEVFVAGKPDAVERFREVVR; encoded by the coding sequence ATGCCTTCGCTGCCAGTCGAGATCCTCCTCGGCATCTACCTCGGCCTGCTGACGGGGATATTCCCCGCCCTCATCTCGGGCGGCCTCGGCTTCATCTTCAAGTACTTCACCGGCGTCACGCTCCCCGGACTGGGGGTCGTCGTCCTCGCCGTCGCCGTCGCGGGCGTCAACGGCGGGCTCCTCGGCCTCATCGACCCGACGATAAAGCAGTCGCCGCGCCTGCTCGTCGCCGTCACGGTCGTGATGATGCTCGCCCTGTACGCCCACAGCCAGGGCGACAAGCTCGGCGCGAGCCTCCCGAAGCGCTTCTCGCTGCGGTCGCTCCGCCGTCGGACGCTCTCGATGGACGTCGTCGACTTCGTCGGCGGCATCGGGCAGGTGACGATCGTCCCCGCCGGACAGGTCGGCGACATGGAGGGATACCCGCCGCTTCCGGCCGACGTCCGGTCCGCGATCGGGGCCGGCTCATGGAAGTTCCCCGCCGACGTCCCCATCGAGGAACTCGAACGGCGGCTGGCAGACCGCCTGCGCTCCGAGTACGACCTCGCGGACGCGACGGCGACCATCGACTCGCACGGCCGGGCGACGATCAGCGCCGCGCCCCCCTCGGGCGGGCTCTCCCGCCGGGTACCGAAGGGCCACCGCGCCGTCTCCGTGAGCGCGCTCGTCCCGACGGGCGTCGCCCGCGGCGAGAAGGTCCGCGTCCTCACGGACGGCGGAGCGGTGTCGGGGACGGTGCTCAGCGCGAAGTCGGACCCCGACGCCGACCCGCCGGCTCCGGCGGTGGCGACGGACGGTGGCGAGGAAGAACCCGCGGGGATACCGGTTCCGACGGCCGCGCCGACGACCACCGGCGGCGAGGGACGGATCACCGTCGCCGTCCCCAGCGAGCGGGCCGGGACCCTGCTCGGGGCGTCTCGGGGGCGCGTCGTCGTCCTCTCCCGCGGCACTCGGCGGGAGTACGAACTCGTCTCCCTCTTCCGGCGGAACGGCAAGCGGATCGAGCGGCTGACGATCGGCGACGCGGGCGCCTCCGGGGGGTCGCGACTCGACCCGGCGACGTTCCGGGCGGACCACGGCGTCGCCGTCCTCGCGGTCAACCGGAACGAGTCGGGCGACGCCGACGGCGGTTGGGCGTTCTCCCCCGCCGGGTCGGCCCCGCTGGCGCCGGGCGACGAGGTGTTCGTCGCCGGGAAGCCCGACGCCGTCGAGCGGTTCAGGGAGGTGGTTCGCTGA
- a CDS encoding cation:proton antiporter regulatory subunit, protein MAVLALESLAAAVTGILVFAVIAGSITALTAFAYRWYGHETVPEGLAVLVGLSVIAAWLNTDAALQEAIVGNSDLLDPSVAAFTVAAFVAGGVASDLGRRGGDRLAADSLSVTGARNIDAEVSQLVRAAGRVIRVELPEEIDDIDGYDPVPEETKRDLAGTVFLFPRRITVAELERRIRTRLKDDYGVGHVDLSVAADGAVDYVAVGSRAAGIGPTLPPGSAAVAVRADPAFSASPGDRVQVFRDGPTPERVTTAELRAAVSDVATLAVDEADAATLDPDDAYRLVTLPAEASADREFASLLRAADETMAAVVVEAGSDAVGRTVGSLSVTVAAVTTADGVTETVPEPDRALAPGDTVYAVARPNALREFEGAAGSPEAEVTS, encoded by the coding sequence ATGGCCGTCCTGGCGCTCGAATCGCTCGCCGCGGCGGTCACCGGCATCCTCGTCTTCGCCGTCATCGCCGGGAGCATCACGGCGCTGACGGCCTTCGCGTACCGCTGGTACGGCCACGAGACCGTTCCGGAGGGGCTCGCCGTCCTCGTCGGCCTCTCAGTCATCGCGGCGTGGCTGAACACCGACGCGGCGCTCCAGGAGGCGATCGTGGGGAACTCCGACCTGCTCGACCCGTCGGTCGCCGCGTTCACCGTCGCCGCGTTCGTCGCCGGCGGCGTCGCCTCCGACCTCGGCCGGCGCGGCGGCGACCGCCTCGCCGCCGACTCGCTGTCGGTCACCGGCGCGCGCAACATCGACGCCGAGGTGAGCCAGCTCGTCAGGGCCGCCGGGCGCGTGATCCGCGTCGAACTCCCCGAGGAGATCGACGACATCGACGGCTACGACCCGGTCCCGGAGGAGACGAAGCGGGACCTCGCCGGCACCGTCTTCCTGTTCCCCCGCCGGATCACCGTCGCCGAACTGGAGCGCCGCATCCGCACACGGCTGAAGGACGACTACGGCGTCGGTCACGTCGACCTCTCCGTCGCGGCCGACGGCGCGGTCGACTACGTCGCGGTCGGGAGCCGGGCGGCCGGGATCGGCCCGACGCTGCCGCCCGGCTCCGCGGCGGTCGCCGTCCGCGCGGACCCGGCGTTCAGCGCCTCGCCCGGCGACCGGGTGCAGGTGTTCCGCGACGGCCCGACCCCCGAGCGCGTGACGACGGCGGAACTGCGCGCCGCCGTCTCGGACGTGGCGACGCTGGCCGTCGACGAGGCCGACGCGGCGACGCTCGACCCGGACGACGCCTACCGACTCGTCACCCTGCCCGCCGAGGCCTCGGCCGACCGCGAGTTCGCGTCGCTGCTCCGGGCCGCCGACGAGACGATGGCCGCGGTCGTCGTCGAGGCGGGGAGCGACGCGGTCGGTCGGACCGTCGGGTCGCTGTCGGTGACCGTCGCGGCGGTGACGACCGCGGACGGGGTCACCGAGACCGTCCCGGAGCCGGACCGCGCGCTCGCGCCCGGCGACACCGTCTACGCCGTCGCCCGCCCGAACGCCCTCCGCGAGTTCGAGGGCGCGGCCGGCTCGCCGGAGGCGGAAGTTACTTCCTGA
- a CDS encoding ubiquitin-like small modifier protein 1 — MEWKLFADLAERAGQKRVPVAGDAATVGEALDALLDEHPALEERVLTDDGDLRDHINVLRNGTNVLVEGDGLDEGLEAGDELALFPPVSGG; from the coding sequence ATGGAGTGGAAATTGTTCGCCGACCTCGCCGAGCGGGCGGGACAGAAGCGCGTCCCCGTCGCCGGCGACGCCGCGACCGTCGGGGAGGCGCTCGACGCCCTCCTCGACGAGCACCCCGCGCTCGAAGAGCGCGTGCTGACCGACGACGGCGACCTGCGCGACCACATCAACGTCCTGCGCAACGGGACGAACGTGCTCGTCGAGGGCGACGGGCTCGACGAGGGCCTCGAAGCGGGCGACGAGCTCGCGCTGTTCCCGCCGGTCTCCGGCGGGTGA
- a CDS encoding MarR family transcriptional regulator: protein MTETKPLEEMGLKARDAIILHELAKDPQRSSRELRDILAEEHDIDVSHVTVSESIRTMREQEVFREAVVPNEEHLIFSLFEFQFDPGSFEDNWRAALEDIRDDKHTFLYFLADGEYQWKTIMMFETREQESKWIHDFYKEHGELISNLRNSVVTNVLKFGTDPELFEEFSGKFE from the coding sequence ATGACCGAGACGAAGCCGCTGGAGGAGATGGGCCTGAAAGCGCGCGACGCCATCATCCTCCACGAACTGGCCAAGGACCCGCAACGCTCCTCGCGGGAGCTCCGGGACATCCTCGCCGAGGAGCACGACATCGACGTCTCGCACGTCACCGTCAGCGAGTCGATCCGGACGATGCGCGAGCAGGAGGTGTTCCGGGAGGCCGTCGTCCCCAACGAGGAGCACCTCATCTTCTCGCTGTTCGAGTTCCAGTTCGACCCCGGCAGCTTCGAGGACAACTGGCGGGCGGCGCTCGAGGACATCCGCGACGACAAGCACACCTTCCTCTACTTCCTCGCCGACGGCGAGTACCAGTGGAAGACCATCATGATGTTCGAGACCCGCGAGCAGGAGTCGAAGTGGATCCACGACTTCTACAAGGAGCACGGGGAGCTGATCAGCAACCTCCGGAACTCCGTCGTGACGAACGTGCTGAAGTTCGGTACCGACCCCGAACTGTTCGAGGAGTTCAGCGGCAAGTTCGAGTGA
- a CDS encoding acyl-CoA dehydrogenase family protein, giving the protein MEYDDPERGREVAERAREFVEAEAIPVERELLGNGPVDGATVADLRERAREYDVYGPQIPEEYGGLGLDFRAMLPVFEEAGRSLLGAVAMRCAAPDEGNMHTLEMVATEEQKERWLRPLAEGEIRSGFSMTEPMQGSGSDPKMIRTTAEKDGDEWVINGHKWWTTQGSEADLLIVMARTDEDAHPYAGSSMFLVPSDTEGVDIVRDVAHLGGEVTGASHAEIRYRDVRVPEENLLGAENAGFEIAQRRLGPARLTHCMRFLGMADRALDIATAYASEREAFGEPLSEKQALRFEVADHRTRLHAARTMVRHAAGRIRDGREARIPVAMCKTFAANAAQEAVDAAVQCCGGNGIGKDLPLADFYENVRQFRVIDGADEVHRRTIARDAFEDPPTGELEAVTRYDG; this is encoded by the coding sequence ATGGAGTACGACGACCCCGAGCGCGGCCGCGAGGTCGCGGAGCGAGCGCGCGAGTTCGTCGAGGCGGAAGCGATCCCGGTCGAGCGGGAACTGCTGGGGAACGGCCCCGTCGACGGCGCGACGGTCGCCGACCTGCGGGAGAGAGCCCGCGAGTACGACGTGTACGGTCCGCAGATCCCCGAGGAGTACGGCGGCCTCGGCCTCGATTTCCGGGCGATGCTGCCGGTGTTCGAGGAGGCCGGGAGGAGCCTCCTCGGCGCGGTGGCGATGCGCTGTGCCGCGCCCGACGAGGGCAACATGCACACGCTGGAGATGGTCGCCACCGAGGAGCAGAAGGAGCGCTGGCTCCGCCCGCTCGCCGAGGGCGAGATCCGGTCGGGCTTCTCGATGACCGAACCGATGCAGGGGAGCGGCTCCGACCCGAAGATGATCCGGACGACCGCGGAGAAAGACGGCGACGAGTGGGTCATCAACGGGCACAAGTGGTGGACGACGCAGGGGAGCGAGGCCGACCTGCTGATCGTGATGGCCCGCACCGACGAGGACGCCCACCCGTACGCGGGCTCTTCGATGTTCCTGGTCCCCTCCGACACGGAGGGCGTCGATATCGTCCGAGACGTCGCCCACCTCGGCGGCGAGGTGACGGGGGCGAGCCACGCCGAGATACGGTACCGGGACGTCCGGGTGCCCGAGGAGAACCTGCTCGGCGCGGAGAACGCCGGGTTCGAGATCGCCCAGCGCCGCCTCGGTCCCGCCCGCCTCACGCACTGCATGCGCTTCCTCGGGATGGCCGACCGGGCGCTCGACATCGCCACGGCGTACGCGAGCGAGCGCGAGGCGTTCGGCGAGCCGCTGTCGGAGAAGCAGGCGCTGCGCTTCGAGGTCGCGGACCACCGCACCCGACTGCACGCCGCGCGGACGATGGTCCGCCACGCCGCCGGCCGGATCCGCGACGGGCGGGAGGCTCGCATCCCCGTCGCGATGTGCAAGACGTTCGCCGCCAACGCCGCACAGGAGGCCGTCGACGCCGCCGTCCAGTGCTGCGGCGGCAACGGCATCGGGAAGGACCTCCCGCTCGCCGACTTCTACGAGAACGTCCGGCAGTTCCGGGTCATCGACGGCGCCGACGAGGTCCACCGCCGGACCATCGCCCGCGACGCGTTCGAGGACCCGCCGACGGGGGAACTGGAGGCAGTCACCCGCTACGACGGCTGA
- a CDS encoding SDR family NAD(P)-dependent oxidoreductase, whose translation MDGSVAVVTGGGRGIGRAIAEGFAEAGADVVPTSRTREDVEAACEAVRERGSEALAVTTDVTDEGDVKALIDETVAEFGGVDVVVNNAGVNPDGALGPPEAVEPEGYEFTLDVNLGGAFRCAAAAAEALHERGGGCVVNVASVGGLVGLPRQHPYVASKHGLVGMTKSMALDWAPDVRVNALAPGYVKTELTEELQADDALRESILDRTPLDRFADPEELAGPAVFLASDAASYVTGECLAADGGWTSR comes from the coding sequence ATGGACGGGTCGGTCGCCGTCGTCACCGGCGGCGGCAGAGGCATCGGCCGCGCCATCGCCGAGGGGTTCGCCGAGGCGGGCGCGGACGTGGTTCCGACCTCGCGCACCCGCGAGGACGTCGAGGCGGCCTGCGAGGCGGTCCGGGAGCGCGGGAGCGAGGCGCTCGCCGTCACGACCGACGTGACCGACGAGGGCGACGTGAAGGCGCTGATCGACGAGACGGTCGCCGAGTTCGGCGGCGTCGACGTCGTCGTCAACAACGCCGGGGTGAACCCCGACGGCGCGCTCGGCCCGCCGGAGGCCGTCGAGCCGGAGGGGTACGAGTTCACGCTCGACGTGAACCTCGGCGGCGCGTTCCGCTGCGCCGCGGCGGCCGCGGAGGCCCTGCACGAGCGCGGCGGCGGGTGCGTCGTCAACGTCGCCAGCGTCGGCGGCCTCGTCGGCCTGCCGCGCCAGCACCCCTACGTCGCGTCGAAGCACGGCCTCGTCGGGATGACCAAGAGCATGGCCCTCGACTGGGCCCCCGACGTCCGCGTCAACGCGCTCGCGCCGGGCTACGTGAAGACCGAACTCACCGAGGAACTGCAGGCCGACGACGCCCTGCGCGAGTCCATCCTCGACCGGACGCCGCTCGACCGCTTCGCCGACCCCGAGGAGCTGGCGGGTCCGGCAGTTTTCCTGGCGAGCGACGCCGCGAGCTATGTCACCGGCGAGTGCCTCGCCGCCGACGGCGGGTGGACGTCGCGGTAG